A region from the Roseofilum reptotaenium CS-1145 genome encodes:
- the fabF gene encoding beta-ketoacyl-ACP synthase II: protein MTHLEQKRVVVTGLGAITPIGNTLKDYWDALLQGKSGIGPITHFDSSNHACQIAGEVKNFDPHEYLGQKEAKRMDRFAQFAVCASQQTLEDAQFEITDLNAHQVGVIIGTGVGGIKVLEDQQETYLTKGAKKCSAFMIPMMIANMAAGLTAIKTGAKGPNSCTVTACAAGSHAIGDAFRLIQQGYAKVMICGGAEAAVTPLSVAGFASAKALSTRNDDPSRASRPFDRDRDGFVLGEGTGILLLEELEHALQRKARIYAEMVGYGMTCDAYHMTKPVPGGEGAARAISLALKDAGITPDQVSYINAHGTSTSANDPTETQAVKTVLGKRAYEIAMSSTKSMTGHLLGGSGGIEAVATVKTIAEDHVPPTLNLDNPDEEHGCDLDYVPNESRKMPVEVALSNSFGFGGHNVTLVFRKYRS from the coding sequence ATGACACATTTGGAACAAAAACGGGTAGTTGTGACCGGACTCGGAGCAATCACCCCTATAGGCAATACGCTAAAAGACTATTGGGACGCACTGCTACAGGGCAAAAGTGGAATTGGGCCGATTACCCATTTTGATTCGTCTAACCATGCTTGTCAGATTGCGGGAGAGGTGAAGAACTTCGATCCCCATGAGTATCTAGGGCAGAAAGAAGCGAAACGGATGGATCGCTTTGCCCAATTTGCTGTCTGTGCAAGTCAACAAACCCTTGAAGACGCTCAGTTTGAAATTACCGATTTGAATGCTCATCAAGTGGGTGTGATTATTGGTACAGGAGTAGGTGGAATCAAAGTTCTGGAAGATCAACAAGAAACTTACTTGACAAAAGGCGCGAAGAAATGTAGTGCTTTCATGATTCCGATGATGATTGCCAATATGGCAGCCGGATTAACAGCTATTAAAACAGGGGCTAAGGGGCCGAACTCTTGTACCGTAACCGCTTGTGCTGCCGGTTCCCATGCCATTGGAGATGCCTTTAGACTGATCCAACAAGGATATGCAAAGGTCATGATTTGTGGAGGTGCAGAAGCAGCCGTCACGCCTTTGTCCGTCGCTGGATTTGCTAGTGCCAAAGCTTTGTCTACTCGCAATGATGACCCCAGTCGAGCTTCTCGTCCCTTTGATCGAGACCGAGACGGGTTTGTGTTGGGAGAAGGGACAGGGATTCTGTTACTCGAAGAACTCGAACATGCTCTCCAGCGTAAAGCCAGAATTTATGCAGAAATGGTCGGTTATGGGATGACCTGTGATGCCTACCATATGACCAAACCAGTTCCTGGAGGGGAAGGAGCCGCTAGGGCAATTTCCTTAGCCTTAAAAGATGCTGGGATTACGCCCGATCAAGTCAGTTATATTAACGCCCATGGAACGAGTACCTCCGCTAACGATCCCACAGAAACTCAAGCGGTAAAAACGGTACTCGGCAAAAGGGCTTATGAAATCGCCATGAGTTCGACTAAATCCATGACGGGACACTTATTGGGAGGTTCAGGAGGTATAGAAGCCGTAGCTACGGTAAAAACGATCGCCGAAGATCATGTACCGCCAACTCTGAATTTAGATAACCCAGACGAAGAACATGGATGTGACCTCGACTATGTCCCCAATGAATCTCGGAAAATGCCCGTAGAGGTGGCTCTATCTAACTCCTTTGGCTTTGGAGGTCATAACGTGACCCTGGTCTTCCGCAAATATCGTTCCTAA
- a CDS encoding sulfurtransferase gives MTFPSLLVTPQWLSEHLEDPQIVIIDCRFSLANPQQGQQEYEAGHIPGAFYLHLNEDLSSSVQTHGGRHPLPDPDALAAKLSQLGVKSEETLVVAYDNSRMAFSSRCWWLLRYLGHEQVAILDGGWRGWQEAGYLTSREPSVAKQPGKFIPQIQSSWVVDCEAIKQLGERSDVTLIDSRAYDRYIGKTEPIDPVAGHIPGAMNYPWQEITTESGWTQSVNYHKARWQDYPVDSEFWVYCGSGVTACVNLFSLALAGRPQEKLYAGSWSDWCSYPQHPIATEFPNS, from the coding sequence ATGACCTTTCCCTCCCTTCTCGTTACTCCACAATGGTTATCTGAACACCTAGAAGACCCTCAAATCGTCATTATTGATTGCCGCTTCTCCCTTGCCAACCCGCAACAAGGGCAACAAGAATACGAAGCGGGGCATATTCCTGGAGCCTTTTATCTCCACCTGAATGAAGACTTATCCAGTTCCGTACAAACTCATGGTGGTCGCCATCCGTTGCCCGATCCAGACGCATTGGCAGCCAAACTCTCTCAATTAGGGGTTAAATCCGAGGAGACGTTAGTTGTTGCCTATGATAACTCCCGTATGGCATTTTCCTCCCGCTGTTGGTGGCTACTGCGCTATCTAGGCCACGAACAAGTTGCAATTTTAGATGGGGGTTGGAGAGGCTGGCAAGAAGCCGGATATTTGACCAGTCGTGAACCCAGTGTAGCAAAACAGCCCGGAAAATTTATACCTCAGATTCAATCCAGTTGGGTTGTTGATTGTGAAGCGATTAAGCAATTAGGAGAGCGATCGGATGTGACTCTGATAGACTCCAGAGCCTATGACCGATACATCGGCAAAACCGAACCCATCGATCCGGTAGCCGGTCATATTCCTGGCGCAATGAATTACCCATGGCAAGAGATTACGACTGAATCAGGATGGACGCAATCCGTAAACTACCACAAAGCTCGATGGCAAGACTATCCTGTCGATTCAGAATTCTGGGTATATTGTGGTTCTGGAGTCACAGCTTGTGTTAACTTATTTTCCTTAGCTCTAGCTGGAAGACCCCAAGAAAAACTCTATGCTGGCAGTTGGAGTGATTGGTGTTCTTATCCGCAACACCCCATTGCCACAGAATTTCCTAACTCTTGA
- a CDS encoding CoB--CoM heterodisulfide reductase iron-sulfur subunit B family protein, with amino-acid sequence MVTSSLSSSLKYAYFPGCVAQGACRELYQSTGEVAKALGIDLLELKKASCCGSGTFKEDSQLLEDTVNARNIALAEELNLPLLTHCSTCQGVIGHVDERLKHSQEENPDYLEQVNGLLKQQGCSPYQGSTQVKHLLWVLVADYGLEAIQKRVSRSLKGLNCAAFYGCYLLRGQDTAWENPHDPRSMENLFEAVGASPVYYRGRTQCCGWPISSYATTESFKMAGGHLQEAIAAGADCLVTPCPLCHLNLDSRQPEVARVVEQPLGLPVLHLPQLVGLALGLSPQDLGLERHVVSTEPVLEKLGLL; translated from the coding sequence ATGGTTACATCATCCCTCTCCTCCTCCCTGAAATATGCTTATTTTCCTGGCTGTGTTGCCCAGGGAGCTTGTCGAGAGTTATACCAATCAACGGGAGAAGTTGCCAAAGCATTAGGCATTGATTTGTTGGAACTCAAAAAGGCTTCTTGTTGTGGTTCGGGCACGTTTAAGGAAGATTCGCAACTCTTAGAAGATACGGTAAATGCCCGGAATATTGCTTTGGCAGAAGAACTTAATTTACCTCTTCTGACCCATTGTAGCACTTGTCAGGGCGTGATTGGCCATGTGGATGAGCGATTAAAGCACTCTCAAGAGGAGAATCCAGATTACTTGGAACAGGTCAATGGGTTGCTCAAACAACAGGGATGTAGCCCATACCAAGGTTCAACTCAAGTGAAGCATTTACTCTGGGTACTGGTGGCTGATTATGGTTTAGAGGCGATTCAGAAGCGGGTGAGTCGTTCCCTAAAGGGCTTAAATTGTGCGGCGTTCTATGGCTGTTATCTGTTGCGCGGACAGGACACGGCTTGGGAAAATCCCCACGATCCCCGGTCAATGGAAAACTTGTTTGAGGCTGTGGGGGCGAGTCCGGTTTATTATCGGGGCAGGACTCAATGCTGTGGTTGGCCGATTTCTAGCTATGCGACGACGGAGTCGTTTAAGATGGCAGGGGGGCATTTGCAAGAGGCGATCGCCGCTGGAGCCGATTGTTTAGTCACTCCCTGTCCCCTCTGTCACCTGAATCTGGATTCCCGGCAACCGGAAGTTGCGCGGGTGGTTGAGCAACCTTTGGGTTTACCTGTCCTCCATTTACCCCAGTTAGTGGGTTTGGCTCTGGGACTTTCTCCCCAAGACTTGGGGTTAGAGCGCCATGTAGTTTCCACAGAACCCGTTTTAGAGAAATTGGGCTTACTTTAA
- a CDS encoding LabA-like NYN domain-containing protein, protein MGYKNRVSIFVDGNNMFYAQQKNGWFFDPKRVLEYFAGKEEMDLANAFWYTGIKDPQDQRGFRDALISLGYTVRTKILKEYYDDHSGRYSQKANLDIEIVIDMFNTVEQYDRVILFSGDGDFERAIELLRSKSTHITVVSTEGMIARELRNATDRYIDLNDIRPLIEKTDL, encoded by the coding sequence ATGGGATATAAAAATCGTGTATCAATCTTTGTTGATGGAAACAATATGTTCTATGCCCAACAAAAAAATGGCTGGTTTTTCGATCCAAAACGGGTTTTAGAATACTTTGCCGGCAAAGAAGAAATGGATCTCGCCAATGCCTTTTGGTATACAGGAATTAAAGACCCTCAAGATCAAAGAGGATTTCGAGATGCCTTAATTAGTTTAGGTTATACCGTACGGACAAAAATTCTTAAGGAATATTATGATGACCATTCAGGTCGCTATTCCCAAAAAGCAAATTTAGATATAGAAATTGTTATTGATATGTTTAATACGGTCGAGCAATATGACCGGGTAATCTTATTTAGTGGGGATGGGGACTTTGAGCGAGCAATTGAGTTACTGCGTTCCAAAAGTACCCATATTACAGTAGTATCGACGGAAGGCATGATTGCTAGGGAACTGCGCAATGCGACGGATCGCTATATTGACCTTAATGATATTCGACCGTTAATCGAGAAAACGGATTTATAG
- a CDS encoding tRNA (5-methylaminomethyl-2-thiouridine)(34)-methyltransferase MnmD, with product MDQITPFTPQPTGDGSWTFFSPEFGELFHSHHGAKQEAKKKFVEPTRLAERSLKGEVSLLDICYGLGYNSASALETLWSVNPQCQVNWVGLERDKRVAETAIAHQFHANWPHPINAILPQLASTGEATTPQFTGTLHIGDARQTLASVIAQGFQADAIFLDPFSPPTCPQLWTVEFLNLVAQVLKPDGYLATYSCAVSVRTALKLVGFQIGTTSPVGRKSPGTLARFCSNDLMRLSEQEQEHLQTRAAIPYRDPTLADTAEVIRDRRKQEQQTSTLEPSSHWKKRWNYSGRGRSEDAEK from the coding sequence ATGGATCAAATAACGCCTTTTACCCCTCAACCCACTGGTGATGGATCGTGGACATTCTTTTCCCCGGAATTTGGGGAACTGTTTCATTCCCACCACGGAGCGAAGCAGGAAGCGAAAAAGAAGTTTGTGGAACCGACTCGACTGGCGGAGCGCTCCCTCAAAGGTGAGGTCAGTTTGCTCGATATCTGCTATGGACTGGGCTACAATAGCGCCAGCGCCCTCGAAACTCTGTGGTCGGTGAATCCCCAGTGTCAGGTGAATTGGGTAGGCTTAGAACGGGATAAACGGGTGGCAGAAACGGCGATCGCCCATCAATTTCACGCAAACTGGCCCCATCCCATTAACGCCATTTTGCCCCAACTCGCCAGCACTGGAGAAGCCACTACGCCCCAATTTACCGGCACACTCCACATCGGCGATGCTCGCCAAACCCTAGCCTCTGTCATTGCCCAAGGCTTCCAAGCGGATGCTATCTTTCTCGATCCTTTCTCTCCTCCCACCTGTCCCCAACTCTGGACAGTGGAGTTTCTCAACTTAGTCGCCCAAGTCCTCAAACCCGATGGCTACTTAGCGACTTACTCCTGTGCAGTTTCAGTTCGTACTGCTCTGAAGTTAGTTGGATTTCAGATCGGAACAACCTCCCCAGTCGGCAGGAAATCACCCGGAACCTTAGCCCGATTTTGCTCTAACGATCTGATGCGCTTATCCGAGCAAGAACAGGAACATCTGCAAACTCGCGCCGCCATTCCCTATCGAGATCCTACCTTAGCGGATACGGCTGAAGTAATTCGCGATCGCCGAAAACAGGAGCAACAAACCAGTACCCTAGAGCCAAGTTCTCACTGGAAAAAGCGTTGGAATTATAGTGGGAGGGGGAGAAGCGAGGACGCAGAGAAATGA
- a CDS encoding acyl carrier protein, with the protein MSETTFDRVQKIVADQLGVEAEKVKLEASFTEDLGADSLDTVELVMALEEEFNLEIPDDAAEKIETVKNAVDYIEKQGTPA; encoded by the coding sequence ATGTCAGAGACAACATTCGACAGAGTCCAAAAAATCGTTGCCGACCAGCTCGGAGTAGAAGCGGAAAAAGTCAAACTAGAAGCCAGCTTTACTGAAGATCTAGGTGCTGACTCTCTCGATACCGTAGAGCTAGTTATGGCTCTAGAGGAAGAGTTTAATCTTGAAATCCCCGATGATGCCGCCGAGAAAATTGAGACCGTCAAAAACGCTGTAGACTATATCGAAAAGCAAGGAACCCCTGCCTAA
- a CDS encoding protein kinase domain-containing protein, producing the protein MVTLTGYENLILIHNSDNSQVYRARRISDRQPVIIKFLNRDYPTSEQIRRYKQEYQLVNQLASAKIVKAYSLEKWQRSLAMVLEDFGAISLKQWLQERELVSLEEFLGLAIAITESLGQIHAKHIIHKDINPANIVLNTETKEVKIIDFGISTQLSRENPTLKNPNVLEGTLAYISPEQTGRMNRSLDYHTDFYSLGVTFYELLTGKLPFIVEDALELVHCHIAKMPEELGNGQRAAENGEEIPPILADIVLKLMAKNAEERYQSAEGLQADLEECRRQLEETGNISPFPLAQKDIAARFQIPQKLYGREAETTTLLKAFERVAETGTVELMLVAGYSGIGKSSLVQELYKPITAHRGYFIAGKFDQFQRNIPYSALVAAFGSLVEQLLGETEARLQVWREKILKALGNNGQVIIDVIPEVELIVGKQPSVPTLGAKESQNRFNLVFGNFIHVFCDKEHPLTLFLDDLQWADLATLQLMERMLLEGKTEYLLLLGAYRDNEVSAGHPLAISLAKLRQNKSEEIAQVTLNPLPLDQIVALIGDTLQQTSQAVSDLAQLTLEKTGGNPFFVNEFLQALYDEDLLQFDRQGRSWQWDMAAIAARGFTDNVVELMIEKLQKLPPSSQEILSLAACCGAEFDLELLTWVCERSPQETFELLKIALDRGFILPLSELDENLLIKSYKFGHDRIQQAAYALISDARKESLHYQIGRTLLQNIPSEDREENIFELVGQLNDATALITKQKERDELAELNLVACRKAKDANAYQAAREYANTGLSLLGETGWQRQYDITLAFHELAAQLASLCGDLEAMETFIELVIARAKQILEKVKVYRIAIVSKVSQNKLKEAIAIARQLLQQLGVTFPETPTENDIQKALAEIGEIIGARKTEDLVNLPIMTDREKIAIMEVINSIISAAHISSPLLLPLLIALSVKLSIQYGNTSTSAYAYAYYGALSCIRLQDVDTGVKLGQLALQIVSKLDEKVITAKVLCIIVFSVLHRKFHTKQTLSLMQEAYTSASEFGQLEDIGYAAHNFCLNAFWCGQSLNTLNHEASTYCLTLVQLNQSITANYCRIHWQTLLNLLGFADDPSSLSGEAFQEAEFVPRLIATQDLLGLFMLYLYKLMLCYLFEEIELAQSAVYEVKCYLMASSGTVGEPAFLFYASLTAIAALNSESEEEILEGLQQVEQNQTELQQQWAHYAPMNYQHKVDLVEAEKCRILGKKAEAIELYNKAISGAKENEYIQEEALANELAAKFYLDWGQAIAARAHIMEAHYCYSHWGATAKVKHLEQMEVSYADTLWGASTKVNRLNHQYSTLFTALPKQDSGFSEIQTQTSSEKNLHKTLDIETVFKANRIISGEIVLDKLLVELMKIILQNAGAQTGCLMMVDRGNLVIQAWGNINSEEIKVLQELPVEESTLVCHAIVNYVARTQESVVLNDASHSGTFTQDSYIQTHQPQSILCVPLVNQGNLISIVYLENNLTIGAFTDERVNIVQVISGQAAIALENAYLYRNLEQKVAERTAELALANAEIKTLNEQLTSENLRLSSELDVAKKIQQMVLPKITELEGIEDLEIAGYMEPADEVGGDYYDILNEGDRIKISIGDVTGHGLESGVLMLMAQTVVRTLQNMHESNAIHFLEIVNQTLCQNLERMNSDKNMSLAILNYQKGLIKLSGQHEEIILVRANGELELIDTLDLGFPMGLDWHISDFIHEQELVLNRDDVLILYTDGITEAENLDNQQYGLERLTQLVQQHGQHSASQIRDRIIEDVREFIGEQKVFDDITLVVLKQR; encoded by the coding sequence ATGGTCACTCTTACTGGATACGAGAACTTAATTCTCATTCACAATAGTGATAACTCGCAAGTGTATCGCGCTCGAAGAATTAGCGATCGCCAACCGGTCATCATCAAATTTCTCAACCGAGACTATCCCACCTCAGAGCAGATTCGACGCTACAAACAAGAATATCAGCTTGTTAACCAGTTAGCATCTGCCAAGATAGTCAAAGCTTATAGCCTTGAAAAATGGCAAAGAAGCTTGGCGATGGTTCTAGAAGATTTTGGAGCAATTTCCCTAAAACAATGGCTGCAAGAGCGTGAGCTAGTTTCTTTGGAAGAATTTTTAGGGCTGGCGATCGCCATTACCGAGAGCTTGGGACAAATTCACGCAAAACATATTATTCACAAGGATATTAATCCAGCCAATATTGTGCTAAATACCGAGACCAAAGAAGTGAAAATCATTGATTTTGGTATATCCACCCAACTGAGTCGAGAAAATCCAACCCTAAAAAATCCCAACGTTTTAGAGGGAACCTTGGCTTATATTTCTCCGGAACAGACGGGTCGAATGAATCGCAGTTTAGACTATCACACGGATTTTTATTCCTTGGGAGTCACTTTTTACGAACTGTTAACCGGGAAATTACCCTTTATCGTTGAAGATGCCTTGGAATTAGTTCATTGTCATATTGCTAAAATGCCCGAGGAATTAGGGAATGGGCAACGGGCAGCAGAGAACGGGGAAGAAATTCCGCCAATTCTGGCAGATATCGTTTTAAAATTGATGGCGAAGAATGCCGAAGAACGCTATCAGAGTGCCGAGGGATTGCAAGCTGATTTAGAAGAATGCCGCCGACAATTAGAAGAGACAGGAAATATTTCCCCCTTCCCCCTAGCTCAAAAAGATATTGCTGCTCGCTTTCAGATTCCTCAAAAGCTCTACGGACGTGAAGCAGAAACCACGACTTTGCTCAAAGCGTTCGAGCGAGTAGCTGAGACAGGAACAGTCGAACTGATGTTGGTCGCGGGTTACTCCGGTATTGGCAAATCCTCTCTAGTACAGGAACTCTACAAGCCCATCACTGCACATCGGGGCTATTTTATTGCCGGGAAATTCGATCAATTTCAACGCAATATTCCCTATTCAGCCCTGGTTGCTGCTTTTGGCTCCCTGGTGGAGCAATTATTGGGAGAAACTGAGGCTCGGTTGCAAGTCTGGCGAGAAAAAATCTTGAAGGCGCTGGGAAATAACGGACAAGTTATTATTGATGTGATTCCCGAAGTGGAACTGATTGTTGGCAAGCAACCGAGCGTTCCCACCCTAGGAGCCAAGGAATCCCAAAATCGCTTTAATCTGGTTTTTGGAAACTTTATCCACGTTTTCTGCGATAAAGAGCATCCTTTGACTCTCTTCCTCGACGACTTGCAATGGGCGGATTTGGCAACCTTGCAACTGATGGAGCGGATGTTGCTCGAAGGGAAAACCGAATATCTCTTGCTGTTAGGTGCTTATCGGGATAATGAAGTTTCTGCCGGTCATCCTTTGGCAATATCCCTGGCCAAACTCCGGCAAAATAAGAGCGAGGAGATCGCACAGGTTACTTTAAACCCTTTGCCCCTCGACCAAATTGTGGCTTTAATCGGCGATACCCTCCAGCAAACGTCTCAAGCTGTTAGCGACTTGGCTCAGTTAACGCTAGAAAAAACTGGGGGAAATCCTTTCTTCGTCAATGAGTTTTTACAAGCATTGTATGACGAAGACTTGTTGCAATTCGATCGACAAGGGAGAAGTTGGCAATGGGATATGGCCGCGATCGCGGCGAGGGGCTTCACCGATAATGTCGTAGAATTGATGATAGAGAAACTGCAAAAATTACCTCCATCGAGCCAAGAGATTTTATCCCTAGCTGCTTGTTGCGGTGCAGAATTTGACTTAGAGCTTCTGACCTGGGTTTGCGAGCGATCGCCTCAAGAAACTTTCGAGCTGCTAAAAATAGCACTCGATCGCGGCTTCATCTTGCCTCTGTCAGAACTGGATGAAAACCTGTTGATTAAGTCCTATAAGTTCGGTCACGATCGCATCCAACAGGCCGCTTATGCTCTGATTTCTGACGCTAGAAAAGAATCGCTTCATTACCAGATCGGACGAACACTGCTCCAAAACATACCTTCAGAAGACAGAGAAGAGAACATTTTTGAGCTAGTCGGCCAATTAAATGATGCAACGGCTTTAATCACCAAGCAAAAAGAACGGGACGAACTTGCCGAACTGAATCTCGTGGCCTGTCGCAAAGCCAAGGATGCTAACGCCTATCAAGCGGCTAGAGAGTATGCCAACACAGGATTATCGTTGCTAGGTGAGACCGGTTGGCAGCGGCAATATGACATAACTCTAGCATTCCACGAACTCGCGGCTCAATTGGCTTCGCTATGCGGCGATCTTGAGGCGATGGAAACGTTTATTGAACTCGTGATTGCCCGGGCCAAACAAATCCTAGAAAAGGTTAAGGTTTATCGGATCGCGATCGTCTCAAAAGTCTCTCAAAATAAACTTAAAGAAGCTATTGCCATAGCCCGACAATTACTGCAACAGTTAGGGGTTACTTTCCCTGAAACTCCGACCGAGAATGATATTCAAAAGGCACTTGCAGAAATTGGAGAAATAATTGGGGCAAGAAAAACTGAAGACTTAGTTAACCTGCCAATTATGACCGATCGAGAAAAGATCGCCATTATGGAGGTGATTAATAGTATTATATCAGCAGCTCATATTTCTTCTCCTCTCTTATTGCCATTACTGATTGCCTTATCAGTCAAGCTATCGATTCAATATGGCAATACATCGACTTCAGCTTATGCTTACGCCTACTATGGTGCGCTATCTTGTATTCGCCTCCAAGATGTCGATACAGGGGTAAAGTTGGGTCAGTTGGCACTACAGATCGTATCAAAACTGGATGAAAAGGTCATAACCGCTAAAGTCTTATGCATAATCGTTTTTTCTGTACTACACCGCAAATTTCATACTAAACAAACCCTATCCCTAATGCAGGAGGCTTATACATCAGCTAGCGAATTTGGCCAATTAGAAGATATCGGATATGCGGCTCACAATTTTTGTCTCAATGCTTTCTGGTGCGGTCAGTCCCTTAATACATTGAATCATGAAGCGAGTACCTACTGTCTGACTTTGGTGCAACTGAATCAATCAATAACCGCGAATTACTGTCGAATCCATTGGCAAACCCTTTTGAATTTGCTGGGGTTTGCAGATGATCCAAGTAGTTTGTCTGGAGAGGCTTTTCAAGAAGCAGAATTTGTGCCTAGACTCATCGCTACCCAGGACTTACTTGGCTTGTTTATGCTCTATTTATACAAGCTAATGCTTTGCTACTTATTTGAGGAAATAGAATTAGCTCAAAGTGCTGTTTATGAAGTAAAGTGCTATTTAATGGCTAGCTCTGGAACCGTTGGCGAACCTGCTTTTCTATTCTATGCTTCTTTAACCGCGATCGCTGCTTTGAATTCGGAATCCGAGGAGGAAATATTAGAGGGACTCCAACAAGTTGAACAAAACCAAACAGAACTGCAACAGCAATGGGCACATTATGCTCCCATGAACTACCAACATAAGGTGGATTTAGTAGAAGCGGAAAAATGCCGAATATTAGGGAAAAAAGCAGAGGCAATCGAGCTATACAACAAGGCGATCTCTGGAGCCAAAGAAAACGAATACATCCAAGAAGAAGCTTTAGCCAACGAACTGGCTGCCAAATTTTATCTAGATTGGGGTCAGGCAATCGCTGCTCGCGCTCACATAATGGAGGCTCATTACTGCTACTCTCATTGGGGAGCAACAGCGAAGGTAAAGCACCTGGAACAGATGGAAGTAAGCTATGCTGATACGCTTTGGGGCGCTTCGACTAAAGTTAACCGCTTAAACCACCAGTATTCAACTTTATTCACTGCTTTACCCAAACAGGATTCTGGTTTTTCTGAGATCCAAACCCAAACATCTAGTGAAAAAAATCTGCATAAAACCTTAGATATAGAAACCGTATTTAAGGCGAATCGGATAATTTCGGGAGAGATTGTCTTAGATAAATTGCTCGTCGAGTTGATGAAAATTATCCTCCAAAATGCTGGGGCGCAAACGGGCTGTTTGATGATGGTCGATCGAGGAAATTTAGTGATTCAAGCCTGGGGAAATATTAACTCTGAAGAGATTAAGGTGCTTCAAGAATTGCCTGTGGAAGAATCAACTTTAGTTTGCCATGCTATTGTCAATTATGTGGCGAGAACTCAAGAAAGTGTGGTATTGAATGATGCGTCACATTCTGGAACGTTCACTCAGGATAGTTACATTCAAACCCATCAACCTCAATCGATTCTCTGTGTGCCTCTGGTTAATCAAGGTAACTTAATCAGTATTGTTTATCTAGAAAACAACTTAACAATTGGGGCTTTTACAGATGAACGAGTTAATATAGTACAGGTGATTTCCGGACAGGCGGCGATCGCCCTAGAAAATGCGTATTTATACCGAAATCTAGAGCAGAAAGTGGCAGAACGAACAGCGGAACTGGCTTTAGCTAACGCGGAGATTAAAACCTTAAATGAACAATTAACCTCGGAAAACCTACGCTTAAGTTCCGAGTTGGATGTGGCGAAAAAGATTCAACAGATGGTATTACCAAAAATCACGGAATTAGAAGGTATTGAAGATTTAGAAATCGCTGGCTATATGGAACCGGCCGATGAAGTAGGAGGCGATTATTACGATATCTTAAATGAAGGGGATCGGATCAAAATTAGTATTGGGGATGTAACCGGTCATGGTTTAGAAAGTGGGGTGTTAATGCTCATGGCTCAAACAGTAGTGAGAACGCTACAAAATATGCATGAAAGCAATGCCATCCACTTTTTAGAAATTGTTAACCAAACCCTCTGCCAAAACTTAGAGCGCATGAACTCGGATAAAAATATGAGTTTGGCAATTCTCAATTATCAAAAGGGTTTAATTAAACTGAGTGGACAACATGAAGAAATTATCCTGGTGCGAGCGAATGGAGAATTAGAGTTAATTGATACTCTAGACTTAGGGTTTCCAATGGGTTTAGATTGGCACATCAGTGACTTTATCCATGAACAGGAGTTGGTCTTAAATCGAGATGATGTGCTAATCTTATACACGGATGGAATTACGGAAGCAGAAAATCTAGACAACCAACAGTACGGACTAGAACGGTTAACTCAATTGGTACAACAACACGGTCAACATTCAGCCTCTCAAATTCGCGATCGGATTATTGAGGATGTGCGCGAGTTCATTGGAGAACAGAAGGTCTTTGATGATATTACGTTGGTGGTCTTAAAACAACGATAA